Genomic segment of Arachis stenosperma cultivar V10309 chromosome 4, arast.V10309.gnm1.PFL2, whole genome shotgun sequence:
tgctATTTGGGGGGGTTATATCTTAGTCTGGGATGCGGGTCAATAAAATGTTATTTGTAAGAGGGATTATGAAGATGCATTTAATTTTGCTACTAATCATCAAGATGATTTTGGGTTTATTGATCCATTGGTGTTCAAAATAAAGAATATCATGCATTAGATTTGGCGTGTTGAGTTTCGTTTGATTATAAGAGATACAAACATGGTAGCGGACACCATGGCAAAGATAGCGATGGAGTTATAACTTCGTCAAGTGAAACTTTTCCCTCTTTGGGACGAGTTTGAAAATAGTCTTAAGTAGAACCGTCTCTCTATTTAAATAGTTTCtgacttttgttttctttcttttttttgtttagcTTATTAAATCGCACAAAAAATGTTTCTATTAAGAATTTAAAGTTCAAATtatatagaattttttttttatctaacaCCATCAAAACCTGGAAAATGAATCCACAAGCACACACTTCacttttttatcattaaaaatatgaaatagaataaaactagaaaaaacaaaatataaatttccttaattttttaattgtacAAAAATGGGAAAGAAATACTTAGATATCAGAAGACAAACTTTTAAACTCTTTTTGTGGATAGAAAAAATGGAACTGAATTTTTTAAGGCGAAATTCGAACCTCTAACAGTTGTTTAAGCGGACAACATAATCACTCGACTAATTTAAGTTGATTTCATTacaagaatttaattaaaaattttaaactccAAACCATAGTTTTGAAAATCGACCCGAATCATTTGGTTCGACTAAATTAATCGAAAACTAATTTTCCAGTCAATTCAGTTGACATAAGAAATCACCTAACAAAAAACCAATGAAAAAACTGATTGAATCAGCAGTTAATTGTTAAACCATATGAGCCAAACCGGATTTTTTAAGATTTTCGGTTCAGGGTTAAAACCCTAAAAGTGATCTCGtttgaagttttttttttttttaaaaaagaagaaacagtTCCTCTCAAACAATCTCACTCTAAATCATAGTTATCAAATTCGGCTCGATTTGATCGGTTTGACCAGAAATTCGGTCACCTAACTATCTGATTGGACCGAACTACTCGTTGCACCGATCAATGATCATGCATCAAACCCGCTGAACCCCAGGTTGACCCGGCCGGTTTTTATCAAAACGGTGACTCGACCGGTTTATTTGACCCTGACAAGGTCATggttattttgttttcaatgaACCGTTCCAACCCCCCCTCCCCCCTTTCCCCCTTTCCCTCTCTGAAGCCCTAGTTGCTGAAGATCACCGCCAGCCCCCAACGCTATCTCCTTTCTCAGACACTCTTTCTTAGTTTCTCGTCACTCTCTCCCACGAGCTCAAGCTCTCGTCAGCTCGTCTCATCTCCGGTATCTCACCTCTCGTCTCCGGTCTGTCAAGCTCTCGTCAGCTCAAGCTCTCCCTTCCCTGCGCTCGCTTAGCCGGCGGCAGAAGCAGACGGAACCGCATCTGGTCCCTCGGGTGGTGGTGGTCGTCGTCTTCTTGCTTCTCACGGTCTCTGTCTCGCACCTGGTCTCGATTTCTGCCTTCCCTGCGCTCTTCGTAGCCGGTAACAAAATTCTTGTCGTCTTCTTGTTTCGAGCCTTGCCGTCAGCTTCTCCCTCGCCATCAGCTTTTCCTTCGTCGTCGTCAGCTTTCTTTGCGCAACCTGATTTGGTGAGTTcccccttttctttctgtttcaaTTTTGTTGCTGCATCACTGCACTTTAATTATGTTGCTGAAAGTAATTTGTTGTTAaagttgaatttgttgctgaAATTTGTTACTGATTATCATGAaccttgaatttgttgttgacTTGCCAAAATAATCACTTAGCCGAAAATCATTACCGAGTTTATTGAACCTTGAATTTGGTGCTCTTTTGCTGAATAATCACTtagttaaatatttttgttgttgtaaATCTGTAAATCATGTTGAATTTGTTACCTATTATCTATCACTGGAGATTGAATCTATTGTTGCCTTACTGAAATAATCACTtatctaaattttttgttgttgtaaATCTGTAAATCATCTCGAGATAAATCTTCTGTAGCTAAAAATTATTAtagttgaatttgttgttgaaaATGAGGTTCATGCTCTCTGCAATTGTTCAGTTAAATTATTGTCCCATACTTTCTGTTTGTATTAttatgaattaattattttttgtatcgATTTGTGAAAGATACACAAATGTAGATACAGATGCAAATCAAAATGAAGGAAATGTTGTTCAAGCTTCAAATTTGCTTTATGAAGATATGGATGCCGACTTTCAGATCACCtcttaaatttgattttatgattgtgttatcttttgttttttcttgttctttaaattgAGAAAGTATTTTGTGCTATtgactaatttattattattttttgcatCATTTGTTATGTCTTAGAATTGATATTTGATTGTTAGTAATATACAtacattttaagttttaatttttcattttaattttatttttataattttatacttttatttaattatgactGGGTCAACCGGATGAATTAGCGACCCACCGGTTAAACCAGTAACCCGATGATCCCGTCATATGACCGGGTCAATTACCGGTTCGGTTTTGATAACTATGCCCAAACGCACTTACCTCACTCTCTGAAATCATTTTCTTCCTCTCCCAGCTATCTGCCAGCTGTGCGCCGCATTCCCCTTCTCCGCCGTCGTCTCCTTCACTTCGCCGGCACAAGCTTGTCCGTTTTCGCTTTCCTCGCTCTCGTCTTTGTGCCATCGCAATCGTCACCTTCCAGCCACTTGGTAGACGTTGTTGTCGCTGTCTCCTTCCCCTCGACTCCTCCTTCTCAGAAGCCTTGCAATTGCCAACGTCGCCTCTCAGATTGCAGTTCGAAAAGGTTAAATTGAGTATCAATTGAATTCAGCATAATTGGCAAAAtcatgttcttttttttttttaaattgtaaagCGCATTTTGTACAAAAGGGTGCTACTTACGTTTTAATATGATTCATTTAGAGTATGGTTTGTTTCTCCGGAGCAACTAGTGTTACAGAGATTTGATTGTTGTTCAACCACAAAGGGGAAGATAAAAGAATGAACCTTGGTTCTATTTTGTCCCGTTGTGATGCACTGAGAATTGAGCTATTCAGGGGTTTGAATTGGTTTTGTTGTCATAGGTTATTATCCTCTTTTGGGGATTTGTGATTCCTAGTTCGCTGAGTGCCATTGATCATTGGTCGCCGGAGGTGAAGGTATGCTGTTGTTGTAACTGCAACTGAAACATGAAGTTGGGTTTTAGACTTGTAGTTTCTTCTTTGAGGCTGTACTAATTTTTTAGGAGAACTGTTTAGAAGGTTTGAATGTTAAAATAGAAGTTGGTCAATCATTGGTAAATCTCTTTTCCTTATTCGATTTTCAGGGGCAGGGGATGGTTTGTTTTGGACATCTTGGAAAAAATGTTGCTGAGATTGGTTCATATGCGGATGTGATTCTTGATGCTTGTTGCCAGAATATTGGAGAAGCTAATTAGAAATTTCTTGTGTAAGTTTGTGTTTTCAAATGTTTGCTGATTACtttaattagaatatttttGTGATTCTGAATTTTTGTTGCTGATGTGATGAGTTTCTGGGTAAGTTTGTGTTTGttatttatgtgatttttgattttttttttgttttagttataaactttgatgtttgaatttgtttgtgatttttaataataaattatggactagttattatgtgaaattgtaaaattttgaatttcattaGCTTAAAAAtcattgaatttaaatatttacaattatattttgaattgttaataatttattttatacttaattAAATCGGTTTAACCACGATTCGATCTTGGTTGGACTATTGAACCAGTTATTTGACTGGTTCGGTTCTTGCAACCTTGAGAAACTTAAAAAAAACAGGAGTCTTAGTGATTTTTCTAAATATTACTCTTTTTCATCAATCAATCCCGTCTTCCCCCAATGGCCCAACCAAGAACCAACATAAGTCCCAAGTACTAAATAGAGGCTCTTGCACACtcaataccaaaaaaaaaaaactgaaaaaaaggGCTTGCACACTTCCAGCCACCGCCACAGCTGCTAGACCCAAAAGCTCCACGACTACAGAAACGGCACGTAGGTGTTCATACTCCCTTTGTGATTTTTGTGTTTGAATAAGATTAAATGTGTGTCACTGtgttgtgtttttttttttaatttggattGTCAATTATGTTATGTGCATATTGTGCCTCTAATAGACTATTACGGTGTTGTTTAACAGATTGATACTATTtcatttgaatttgaatcatgCGCTTGTATACTTTTAAGTTACTCTGTGATTAGGCTTCTATTTCTTATCTTCTTTTAAGTTAATGGTTCTAGTTCCTATACTAATTGTTCTGATCTCATGTTACTTCCTcttatgattttcttattttctgTTATATCAGTTATTGTTTATGGAGCCAAAAAATGAGCAGCCAAATTCTTCAAAGAAAGCAAAGGATCTGAATATTGAGGGATACCCAGTTGGGGGTCTGTCCATTGGAGGCCATGAAACTTGCATCATATTTCCCACTCTTAAAGTAGCTTTCGACATCGGTCGCTGCCCACCTCGCGCCGTTTCCCAAGACTTTCTGTTGATCTCCCATGCGCACATGGATCACATAGTTAGTCTTCTTTGTGCATAATGCATGCATGAGATCCTGTTCGGAATTTTGTTGCACATGTATCACATTGTGATAATATTATCAAACCAGtatatgaataattttttgtttattgtttAAGCTAATACTTTGAAGGGGAGCCTTGGAAAAACCAATTGAGTTGTCTCCGTGTGATCTCAAAGTCACGGGGGTCACAGGTTCAAACCGTGGAAGCAGCCACTGATGTAATTATCACGTTAGGCTGCGTACATTACACGGTGCGGCCCTTCCCCAAACCCTGCATTAACGGGGATGCTTGTGCAGCAAGCTGCCCTTTATGCTAATATTTTGCATCGGGGTTTTATCTAGCGAATGTATGGCTGAATTAATTTGTTGTTGAACTTCTGTCTTGTGACATACAAATGTTTTATCAGGGAGGACTACCGATGTATGTTGCCACACGTGGCCTGTACCGTATGAAGCCACCAACAATTATTGTACCAATTTCAGTAAAAGAGGATGTAGAGAAACTCTTTGAAGTCCATAGGAAAATGGACCATTCAGAGCTCAAGCACAACTTGATTGGGTTAGATGTAGGTAATGGTTAATTTCAATCAAACTTATGCAACTAAGATCCAAGGTTTTGAGTTATTCCAATCATGTGCAGTAGTTGCTAATACATGGCTTACATTTGCAGGAGAGGAGTTTTATTTGAGAAAAGATCTTAAAGTAAAAGCATTTCGGACTTACCATGTTATATCCAGCCAGGTACCCGACCAGCAATTGCTGCTCAAGTCATAAGCTATATATTCCTTAGTGCTATAGACTAGGGCATTGTTTAAAAAATGTAGCTTTAGGTTCTGGTGCACTCTGAGGGTAGCTGTTTTGATAATGCTTTCTCATTGCAGTTTATGTGCCATTGGCAATTCCGAGAGGCACTATAGCAGATGATTTTTGAAAGGCTTTATTATTTTGTAATCTCTTACTTGATCCTCTCGATATTTGAAGTTTTAAAGCTGtttatttttaagttaaaatCATCTATGTTTTAATTTAAGTCTTGAAAATAGCtttaaaaattatgtttatCAAACTTCCATTTGTCACCATATTCACCAGATAAATTTTGAATGACCTTTAGCAACACCCTTTCTACGAAACCAAAAGCATTTTGATGTAAGACAGAAACTTAATATGCatttaatctaattaatatGCACTCTTTTGGGGCAGGGTTATATACTGTACTATGTAAGGCAGAAACTTAAACCAGAGTACATTGGTCTTTCCGGAAATGAAATCAAGAATTTGAAGTCTTCGGGTGTGGAGGTCAGTATTCACTATTCTACTGTCAACAATTCGAAACATGTACATTGTTGCAGTTTTAATGGTGCTCTATCTGTCCCAATTGTTTGGTATTTTTTCCGTATCTTTTGTTAATCTGTATTtgataagaagaatgaaatgcaCACAAAATGGAATGGTGATTGGTGGCCATGGCCACGGAGGAGGTTATAACTTGTAGCTGACTATTAACATAATGTTTGTATTGTTTATATTTGGTCTTAAACTTCAAAATGGTGAACTACATATTACTTAGTGTGGTTATATTCTTGCAGTACATTGGCAAATGAGTCGTTATTTGTTGTTCAGTATTTTTTATTCTCATAAGCACTGAGCTTTCTGTAGCTTGTGTGGGCCATTGTACGAGGGAGAGGAGTGTTATGCAATGTGTGGGTTCAAATTTTAACAACCTACCAACTCATGGGTAGATTGGGTTGATGGCAAGTTTGATTCTTTAGGAGCAGTATAAAAGGAAATGAACTTGTGGGGAGAAACCAGATCCCCTTGAATACCAGGAACTATCTGTATTTGTTTTCCTAAGATTTTTTCTACATTTCCTCAGTAAATCCATGTTATTGTTACTGAGATACACTGATACCAACAGTTTGCGGTATAGTATAAATCATAGATACCATTTTCTATTCTTGGTTTGAGCCAGATtctctaaattaatttttgtgcTTAAGAATATTGTTTATAATCCATGCATCATTTACATGGAAGTTTGGTGAAAAGTTCAACTGCACTCTATTTGTGGTAGAAGTTGTGGTGGATCATCTGTTATATCTTTTGGTTTCACTTTGCATGCTAATCATCAAGCTTGGTTCTTGGCAGATAACATACACTTTGACAGAACCTGAGATCGCATTCACGGGAGACACCATGTCAGATTTCATAGTTGATGAAAGTAACACTGATGTTTTGCGGGCTAGAATTCTTGTCATAGAGGTGAACGATATCTATCCAACATGTTTAAACTTATAAATCATTGAATATGTTGTGTGTTAGGTTTCATAATTCTTTATGGATTGGACTTAGACCCATGTGATGTGTAGATTAAGAtggatatatatttttttgaaaaatagtagtatatattatataatacttTTTTCTATTTGAAACAAAGAAAGTATGTGTTGGTTTAATGATAAATTTAGTAATCTTGCATAGAATGAAAGAAAATgatatttatttagaatgaataaaaataaatacaagtaTATGTTATTTGGAAAGAGTTTGTAACCTAATTTTTCCATTCAACTAAcgttctctttttctctctctctggATGAAAAGGACTATGTTTGGATTCTTTTTGTTTGTCAGTTATTAACCGAACAAGCTGGTTTCCTAGTTGGAATAATGTTGTGTAAACTCATCTATTGTTGGAAAAAGTTTGAGAATTCGCTTCTCTCAAAAGTTAATAACAATGAACTGAAACTTTTATAAATGTGTAATACGAACTTTAAATTTCTACAGTAATACCAATACGAATCTTCGAATGTATCATCGGATGAAATAACTCAAGTGTAGTAAGTGTTACTTATAGAAGTTTAATGTTGAAACATTGTGGCCATGATTTAAGAGTGATGATGAGTgagcaaataaaaaataatatatgatgTGTAGTTAGTGATGGTAATTAGTGAGGGTTGGTGATTGTAATTAGTGaggaaaataaatataaatggAACCGTTTCTAGAAGCACTATTGATAAATGGTTAAGTTTAGATGGTAATGTAAGAAGAAATAGACACCTGCAAAACCATGCTTATATGACAAAGTTATAGAATAGCAAAATGTTTACAATTCATTGTGCGACAACATTAGTGTTAGATTGTAGTTTTGCAACCTCAATGAACTAATTCTGGCTTTTCTCCTTTTCTCTTAGTGTACCTTCGTGAACAATTCAATCACTGTGGAGCATGCCAAAGATTATGGACACACGCATCTGTCTGAGGTATGCTATATACTGCATCAAAAAGCAGTCAATGCATCATGTAAATTTCAGTGGCAATTTATTATTATGACTGTTGTTTTCCAGATAATTGGTTATGCCGAACGGTTTAAGAACAGAGCAATCCTCTTGATTCACTTTTCAGCACGTTACACCGTGGAGGTAAGATGCTACCTTTAATCttgaaaataatatattcaacCTCTCAAAGCACTGATCTTTGTGATTGGGATCCTGGGAGAATGTTGCTATATCTTTGTGCTGCATATGCTATGCAGGAAATTGAAGAAGCTGTAACTGGTTTGCCACCTCCTCTAGCTGGTCGAACTTTTGCACTTACCGAAGGTTTCTGACAAGAAGTTGGGAGTTTGGTTCAAGTAACCAATGTGGTCACAAGATTGTTGTTTAGCCATTAACTGCATTGGAACCGTAGCGGAAATTGCAACCTTTACTATGTATACCATTTTAATCCCAATTTTCGCAGCACGTCACAACCACAACCACCATTGTAGGTGCAATTTAAAACCATCCATCCGCTTTTTTAGCAAGTGGTCATAGGCAAACTGCACATTGTCATTGCTGGAAAATGAGCAGTGGAATGCAAGGCAAAGTCGGCCGCTTTAGGCCCCCCCTCCTGCTCTtcccaattttttttcttaccTCTTTACAAGCCATTAGGCTCTGCAGTGAgcacaaatttttaaaaggtACCCTCACGCTACGACACAATATAAGTATAGCATTTTGTTATAGATATTAAACCTAAAACACTGATTTTTATTACAATTTTATCctttaaaaatattactttttaatCTTATTAATTTTATCGCTAATACGGATAGAGGAATACATAGAGTTTGGAACCCTGAGCAGACTGCCGGTGATAAGGTGGCGGCTAGATCAGCGCATTATTTCATCAAGAGAAGCTCCTATCGAAGTTCATTATGAACCGTTGGGTATCTATCATGAGATTTATGGTCATTATATAGTAGTAAGAAgtataaaaaaacaaattcaTCACCTATGACAACTATCCATCCTGTGGTTCAAAATCAACAGATTTTTTGAACAACTCGTAAGTTGAGTAAAATAATCCAAAAAGAATTTCAAATTAGATCTTAAAtcgtttaaaaaaaaaacagcaacataaaaaaaaatttgaaaatatttaatgAAGTTAATTCTAAAATTAACCATTCGGTACTTTGGTCAAATGaagtttattttttatagatatgGTTTATACCATGATCCAAAATTATGGTTCAAATAAATATTCACTTCAGCAAGAAATCTAGAAAAAGTATAATAGATTTACACAAATTGTGCTAGTTAACCACATGGGTTGATCTACTTGATTTACTTGAGGCATGGGTTTTGTGAACTATACTCGACCTGACTTGGATGATAAGTAAGATTTTGTTAACCCACTATCTTAGATATTTGTCTTTAATTCATTTATTACTCTAATGTGAGATAACTCATCAGATATTGGAGGAGTTGTCCACTACTGTAAATGAAGAGAATTGAGAGTGCAATCACCTATTATCAAATTCAGGAATTTCTCAATCACAATTCATTTAAATTTGTCTAAAGATTTTGTTAATTTaatcatcaaaattttttacaaGTACTCATTACCATTGTTCAGATGAGGACGTTGGACAAATCCATTATCTCGGCGAACAAGTCGAAACCTTCATCCAAAAGAATCTAAACCTCATGTCTAAACTCATATCACCTTGGTTTCAAGTATTACTTCGGAGTATTAGCACCATTGTCAGGGACTGAGTCTAATCTTTGACAAGTGGTGGATGACCaacaataaaatagacacaCACCATCTGATTCAAGATTTAGAAGTGGAGATAATCATAATAATGACAAAACCCTCTCATTTCATCAAGATTCTAAGAGAAAGGAAAGGCAACAACAGCACTCCTTAGGGGCAAGGTAAGcccaaaaaaatcatatacaATAACAAAGATTAAGCACTCACAGCAACAAACATCATCTTGCCAGaaacaataatttataattacCAAGTaccttcaaaccaacaatcttcATGGAGACATTCTCAGAAATTCAGAAACATTCTTTATAGATCAACAAAAAAGGAATCACTAGCATGTGACAAAGCCACAAAGAACAAAGCAGGGAAAAAAGCAACAATGCAtacagagagaagagagaaggaagaagaaaaaacaccCACCTTAAAATTGAAGTGGCAAGAAACGCAACAAAGAATGCCTGAAAATCTTGGAAGCACCAAtggaaacaaagaaaaacaggAACTTGGAAGGAGAAGAGTGACAATTATGAAAAAACGAAGCGACAGTCCCATCAAATCACGTCGAGCTGTCTAACTACATTGCTTCAATCACGTCGAGCATACTGACCTATCAAAGTAAGAAGTTTTGCATCTATACGACTTCTTAACAAATAAGCAAAATGACAATAACATGACAACTTTCTTTGCTCAAATCCTAATTTCCGTAAGCTCGATCACGAGTACGGGCATTGTTTATACTATAACCAAAACCATGGTCCAAATAAACATTCACTTCAACAATGAATCCAAAAAACCCAACAGATCCACGCAAATTGTGCTAGTTAATCACACGGATCGACCCACCCGACCTACTCGAGGGTACGAGATCTATGAATCGTACCCGACCCGACTTGGGCGACAAGTAAGACCTTGTCAACCCACTACTCCAGATATTCGTCTCAATTTATCCATTACTCTAACGTGAGATAACTCCCCATATATTGGAGGAGATGCTGTCCAGTAAATGAGGAGAATTGAGAGTGGTGGCTAAGTAATCACCCGCCTCTATAAATGCCTCACTAAATTTAAGTATTTGTCAATCCCAATTTACTTAGACTTGTCAAAAACTCTTGCTAATTTAAGTATGGATGTCCCTTGTAGATATTTTGACCGTTTAAACAAAGACATCATACAAATCTACTATCCTAGCAAATAAGTCGAAACATTCATCCAAAGAAATCTAAACCTCGCATCTAGGCATATATCACATTGGTTTTATGTATTATCTTGGAACAGATACAATgttagtattattttttatttttttatgaattaaatttttcaatattcaaatatttgattataaaaaatgataGTTTATTCGTAttttataattgattaattaatgaAGAGTGACTAATATAAAAAAGTTTAAAGCATATATTTACACATTTTGAGATATTATACAAGAGAGATTTACACATTTTAGACGCTACATAAACAATAGCTGATTGGCTGGTCGAATTGGAAAATGCCAACTAGAGACCAGCTTTTAGAATTAATATTGGATTAGAAAAGTCGACTTAAAACAAAATAGTTATAAATGAAATATCAAATgaattcttaaaaaattatgatGAATTTGTCGAATAAAAAATACCAATAAATCTGAAATAattgtaattttaaatttataaattttcaaattataatattaagCACAATTGCTTTTTTTAATAAGGAATTTGTtataagtttaaatttttgatggaatttattttttttttggctcAAGAATTGAAACCGCGTTACTTTTTGGGCATAGTGTCAAACTTGATTAGATCTATTGAAAACTTAATGATCATGATTATGAAAATCGGATGGAATCGGATAGTGAGACTATTCAGA
This window contains:
- the LOC130974031 gene encoding tRNase Z TRZ1-like, which gives rise to MEPKNEQPNSSKKAKDLNIEGYPVGGLSIGGHETCIIFPTLKVAFDIGRCPPRAVSQDFLLISHAHMDHIGGLPMYVATRGLYRMKPPTIIVPISVKEDVEKLFEVHRKMDHSELKHNLIGLDVGEEFYLRKDLKVKAFRTYHVISSQGYILYYVRQKLKPEYIGLSGNEIKNLKSSGVEITYTLTEPEIAFTGDTMSDFIVDESNTDVLRARILVIECTFVNNSITVEHAKDYGHTHLSEIIGYAERFKNRAILLIHFSARYTVEEIEEAVTGLPPPLAGRTFALTEGF